One segment of Ascidiaceihabitans donghaensis DNA contains the following:
- a CDS encoding amidase, with the protein MTDLSFQSALTLSEKLADGTVSASDVMQSTLNRIDAVNGTVNAIVSLRDSDALMAEARSADKTARKGWLHGIPIAIKDLANAKGFPTSMGSPLFAGQMAQADDVMVARLRDAGAIVIGKTNTPEFGLGSHTFNPVFGATRNPYGPGQTAGGSSGGAAVALATGMLCVADGSDMMGSLRNPAAWNNVYGMRPTFGLVPSEPQGDTFLHQNATNGPMARTPKDLAALLDTMAGPDPRQPHGIALSQTLPAIDGDVTGLRVGWLGDWGGAIPLEDGIDELSQTALRQMSDMGCVVDALNPPFSPDAIWDSWTTLRAFNVSMGLRALYEDETKRQRLKPSAQWEIEKGLALSATEIHDASAVRSGWFKSASHLFDKYDVIVAPSAQVWPFDVALEYPKTVAGQTMDTYHRWMEIVIAPSLLGLPVVNVPVGFGGPNDLPMGLQLIGRRGSDAMLLRLAQNWHLATDWPNARRPRLEITV; encoded by the coding sequence ATGACAGATTTAAGTTTCCAAAGTGCGCTGACGCTTTCCGAAAAACTGGCCGATGGTACTGTAAGCGCCTCGGACGTAATGCAATCGACGCTGAACCGTATCGACGCCGTAAATGGGACCGTAAATGCCATCGTGTCTTTACGGGACAGCGATGCTTTGATGGCCGAAGCCCGCAGTGCGGATAAAACCGCACGTAAGGGCTGGCTGCACGGAATACCCATTGCGATCAAAGATTTGGCCAATGCAAAAGGGTTTCCCACATCAATGGGGTCCCCTTTGTTTGCCGGACAGATGGCACAGGCAGATGATGTTATGGTGGCACGTCTGCGAGACGCTGGTGCGATTGTCATAGGGAAAACCAACACGCCTGAATTCGGTCTTGGAAGCCATACGTTCAATCCCGTGTTCGGCGCCACGCGAAATCCCTACGGCCCGGGGCAAACGGCTGGTGGATCATCAGGTGGGGCGGCCGTGGCCTTGGCGACAGGTATGCTTTGTGTGGCGGATGGGTCTGATATGATGGGGTCCTTGCGCAATCCGGCCGCTTGGAACAACGTCTACGGGATGCGACCAACATTCGGGTTGGTGCCATCAGAGCCTCAGGGCGATACGTTCTTGCATCAAAATGCGACAAACGGGCCAATGGCGCGAACCCCAAAAGATCTTGCGGCCCTGTTGGATACGATGGCAGGCCCTGATCCGCGTCAACCCCATGGGATTGCCCTGTCCCAGACCCTGCCTGCCATAGACGGAGACGTCACGGGCTTGCGTGTGGGGTGGTTGGGGGATTGGGGCGGTGCAATCCCGCTTGAGGATGGCATTGACGAACTGTCGCAAACCGCGCTGCGCCAAATGTCTGATATGGGCTGCGTTGTGGATGCACTGAACCCTCCGTTTTCGCCAGACGCGATCTGGGACAGCTGGACCACGTTGCGCGCGTTCAATGTGTCGATGGGGTTACGCGCATTGTACGAGGACGAGACGAAACGCCAGCGCTTGAAACCTTCTGCACAGTGGGAAATCGAAAAGGGTTTGGCCTTGTCGGCCACTGAAATTCATGACGCCAGTGCAGTGCGGTCTGGTTGGTTTAAATCTGCTTCGCATCTATTTGATAAATATGATGTAATTGTTGCCCCGTCCGCGCAGGTGTGGCCATTCGATGTGGCATTGGAATACCCCAAAACAGTCGCGGGGCAAACAATGGATACCTATCATCGCTGGATGGAAATTGTGATCGCCCCAAGCCTTCTTGGTTTGCCCGTCGTCAATGTTCCAGTGGGCTTTGGCGGGCCGAATGATCTGCCAATGGGGCTGCAACTGATCGGTCGTCGTGGGTCAGATGCCATGCTTTTGCGTTTGGCGCAAAATTGGCACCTTGCAACCGATTGGCCAAATGCGCGACGCCCGAGACTTGAAATAACAGTATAG
- the prfB gene encoding peptide chain release factor 2: MRAELQNTVAEIEKSLELLGQRLDVETAPYRLEEFNARVENPNLWDDPDAAQKLMRDRQMLVDAIDTYEGIKTDLADNIDLIELGEMEEDAEVVADAEAALTALAAMAAQKELEALLDGEADGNDTFLEINSGAGGTESCDWASMLARMYVRWAEKKGYKVELQSESAGEEAGIKSATYKISGTNAYGWMKSESGVHRLVRISPFDSAAKRHTSFTSVGVYPVVDDNIEIEVNPADIRIDTYRSSGAGGQHVNTTDSAVRITHAPTGIVVTSSEKSQHQNRDIAMKALKSRLYQMELDRRNAAVNEMHENKGDAGWGNQIRSYVLQPYQMVKDLRTNFETSDTKGVLDGDLDGLMGATLAMDVSGKSRAEAQGD; this comes from the coding sequence ATGCGCGCAGAGCTTCAAAATACCGTAGCCGAGATTGAAAAATCCCTAGAGCTTTTGGGCCAACGGCTGGATGTTGAAACAGCGCCATATCGCTTGGAAGAATTTAACGCGCGTGTCGAAAACCCCAATCTGTGGGATGATCCAGACGCCGCCCAAAAGCTGATGCGCGACCGTCAGATGTTGGTGGATGCCATCGACACCTATGAAGGCATCAAAACCGATTTGGCCGACAACATCGATTTGATTGAGCTGGGCGAGATGGAAGAAGACGCAGAAGTTGTTGCAGATGCAGAAGCGGCACTGACAGCGCTTGCAGCGATGGCGGCCCAAAAAGAGCTAGAAGCATTGTTGGATGGTGAAGCCGACGGAAATGATACATTTCTGGAAATCAATTCCGGGGCAGGCGGCACAGAATCCTGTGACTGGGCATCCATGTTGGCGCGTATGTATGTGCGATGGGCCGAAAAGAAAGGCTACAAGGTTGAATTGCAGTCTGAAAGTGCCGGCGAAGAGGCGGGGATCAAATCCGCGACTTATAAAATCAGTGGAACAAACGCCTATGGCTGGATGAAATCGGAAAGCGGCGTCCATCGCTTGGTGCGTATCTCGCCGTTCGATTCCGCTGCGAAACGGCACACCTCTTTTACCTCGGTTGGGGTGTATCCTGTTGTGGATGACAACATTGAAATCGAAGTGAACCCGGCTGATATCCGTATCGATACCTATCGGTCCTCGGGGGCGGGCGGACAGCACGTCAACACCACGGATTCCGCTGTGCGTATCACACACGCGCCAACTGGCATCGTGGTGACGAGTTCCGAAAAATCGCAGCACCAGAACCGGGACATCGCGATGAAAGCGTTAAAGTCGCGCCTGTATCAGATGGAACTGGACCGCCGGAATGCTGCGGTGAACGAAATGCATGAAAACAAGGGCGATGCGGGGTGGGGCAACCAAATCCGGTCCTATGTTTTGCAGCCCTATCAGATGGTCAAAGACCTGCGCACGAACTTTGAGACCTCGGACACCAAAGGGGTGCTTGACGGTGATTTGGACGGGTTGATGGGGGCCACTTTGGCGATGGACGTGTCAGGCAAAAGCCGCGCAGAAGCACAGGGCGACTGA
- a CDS encoding penicillin-binding protein 1A, translated as MFRFILSFFGGIFTTITMGLGMLALTIGAVFWMYGRDLPSHESLAQYTPPTISRIYSGQGRIIDEFAKERRLFAPADTIPDLIKQAFVSAEDKNFYTHEGYDLRGIAAAAIDAIKSRGRDVRGASTITQQVMKNFLLSGDRQAQRKIKEIILASRIEETLDKEQILELYLNEIFLGQNSYGVAAASQTYFNKNLGQLAPHEAATLASLPKAPSDYHPVRRKDRLTSRRNFVLKEMMENGYISETVYESERAKPLRSVQNGDFDSFKKELPPRDYFTDEIRRQLTRDFGEGEFFTGGLSVRATIDNEMQPIAANALRKQLERFDRGQGVWRGTGKFIAEDALSDEAVWRAALADVKVARDVDLENQWYPAVVLEVGNNDARIGIEGVEEDEDGHWVPAKDVQWARKRREDGSLAKKARVAGDLLTVGDVVLVRRMTADADGSFIRWTLRQIPQVQGGFVAMDVDTGRVISMQGGFSYQHSVFNRATQAKRQPGSSFKPFVYAAALDSGYTPATIVVDAPIEINTPQGLWRPKNASNKFYGPTPLRTGIEQSRNLMTIRLAEEVGMDTVAAYAESFGVYDQLGRFLANALGSEETTLYQMVAAYAMFANGGERVRPTLVDRVQDRYGKTVYRHDERTCDDCRIASLDPGFAPQILSDRERVMDPITAYQLTSMMRGVVERGTARKAVKLPVPTAGKTGTTNDSKDVWFVGFTSNIVAGCYIGYDQPRSMGRGASGGGMCGPVFQEFMKEATKKYGGGPFDVPPGGHFINIDRFTGARLGDGASGPNVVAEYFRDGEEPTFGVSFDGGFAMGGDLPLVEEVQRTSKQVTTSTGKKAVVGGKASFGTLSSGGLY; from the coding sequence ATGTTCCGATTTATTTTATCGTTTTTTGGCGGTATTTTCACAACGATTACAATGGGTTTGGGTATGTTGGCCCTGACCATCGGCGCGGTGTTCTGGATGTATGGACGGGACTTGCCCAGCCACGAATCTCTGGCGCAATATACACCGCCCACAATCAGCCGTATTTATTCGGGCCAGGGCCGGATCATTGATGAGTTCGCCAAGGAACGCCGCCTGTTTGCCCCCGCCGACACGATCCCGGACTTGATCAAACAGGCATTTGTGTCCGCCGAAGACAAGAATTTCTACACCCATGAGGGGTACGATTTGCGCGGCATCGCAGCTGCTGCAATTGACGCGATTAAATCCCGCGGTCGAGACGTGCGCGGGGCGTCTACGATTACCCAGCAGGTGATGAAGAACTTCTTGCTGTCTGGTGATCGTCAAGCACAGCGGAAGATCAAGGAAATCATTCTGGCCAGCCGTATTGAGGAGACGCTAGACAAAGAGCAGATTCTGGAATTGTACCTGAACGAAATCTTTTTGGGTCAAAACAGCTACGGCGTGGCCGCTGCCAGCCAGACATATTTCAACAAGAACCTCGGCCAATTGGCCCCGCACGAGGCGGCGACACTGGCCAGCTTGCCCAAAGCGCCATCCGACTACCATCCGGTGCGCCGTAAAGACCGCCTGACATCGCGTCGCAATTTTGTGCTGAAAGAGATGATGGAGAACGGCTATATCTCCGAAACCGTTTATGAAAGCGAACGGGCCAAACCTTTGCGTTCGGTACAAAACGGTGACTTTGACAGTTTCAAAAAAGAACTGCCGCCGCGCGATTACTTCACCGATGAAATTCGCCGCCAATTGACCCGTGATTTTGGCGAAGGTGAATTTTTCACCGGTGGTCTGAGTGTTCGCGCGACCATCGATAATGAAATGCAGCCCATTGCCGCCAACGCCTTGCGCAAACAGCTTGAGCGTTTTGACCGGGGGCAGGGTGTTTGGCGTGGCACGGGAAAATTCATCGCGGAAGATGCTTTGTCTGACGAAGCCGTGTGGCGCGCTGCCCTGGCGGATGTCAAAGTGGCCCGTGACGTTGACCTGGAAAACCAGTGGTACCCCGCCGTGGTGCTTGAGGTGGGCAACAACGACGCCCGTATCGGCATTGAAGGTGTGGAAGAGGACGAAGACGGGCACTGGGTGCCTGCGAAAGACGTGCAATGGGCGCGCAAACGTCGCGAAGACGGTTCTTTGGCGAAGAAAGCCCGCGTGGCCGGTGATTTGCTCACCGTAGGTGATGTTGTTTTGGTGCGCCGCATGACGGCAGATGCAGACGGATCATTCATCCGCTGGACCTTGCGCCAAATTCCGCAAGTGCAGGGTGGTTTTGTTGCGATGGACGTCGATACGGGCCGTGTGATTTCCATGCAAGGCGGGTTCAGCTACCAACATTCGGTCTTTAACCGTGCGACCCAAGCCAAACGCCAGCCGGGGTCGTCGTTCAAACCGTTTGTTTACGCGGCAGCCCTCGATAGCGGGTACACGCCCGCCACGATCGTGGTCGACGCGCCGATTGAAATCAATACGCCACAAGGGCTGTGGCGCCCCAAGAACGCCTCTAACAAGTTTTACGGGCCGACACCTTTGCGCACCGGGATTGAACAGTCACGAAACTTGATGACGATCCGTTTGGCAGAAGAAGTGGGCATGGACACAGTCGCAGCCTACGCCGAAAGCTTTGGTGTTTACGATCAGCTGGGGCGTTTTCTGGCAAACGCTTTGGGATCTGAAGAAACCACGCTTTACCAAATGGTTGCGGCTTATGCGATGTTTGCCAATGGCGGCGAACGCGTGCGCCCGACATTGGTAGACCGCGTTCAGGACCGCTATGGCAAAACTGTGTACCGTCACGATGAACGCACCTGTGATGACTGCCGTATTGCCAGCCTTGATCCGGGGTTTGCGCCGCAAATCCTGTCAGACCGCGAACGGGTTATGGACCCCATCACGGCCTACCAGTTGACGTCGATGATGCGCGGTGTTGTCGAACGCGGAACGGCCCGCAAAGCGGTCAAACTGCCAGTGCCGACGGCAGGTAAAACCGGCACAACCAACGATTCCAAAGATGTGTGGTTTGTCGGGTTCACCAGCAACATCGTTGCAGGGTGCTACATCGGGTATGACCAACCGCGATCTATGGGACGTGGCGCATCGGGGGGCGGCATGTGCGGACCCGTCTTTCAGGAGTTTATGAAAGAAGCGACCAAGAAATATGGTGGTGGCCCGTTTGATGTCCCGCCTGGGGGACACTTTATCAACATCGATCGCTTCACCGGCGCACGTCTTGGCGATGGCGCGTCTGGCCCTAACGTAGTTGCGGAATACTTCCGAGACGGTGAAGAGCCGACCTTTGGTGTGTCTTTTGACGGTGGCTTTGCGATGGGCGGTGATCTGCCATTGGTGGAAGAGGTGCAACGGACGTCCAAGCAGGTTACGACCTCTACCGGTAAGAAAGCCGTGGTGGGGGGAAAAGCCAGCTTCGGCACGCTCAGTTCCGGCGGATTGTATTAA
- a CDS encoding N-acetylmuramoyl-L-alanine amidase: MWNFLKATCVLAMLCGPAAAQSLSAVARVDGTKSSIEDGWFGKTQLTLHLSQGVPFRVFHLADPPRLVVDFQDANWAGVEASDILKEPGRITQVRFGPFKQGWSRLVLDLAEPMLPSEIGLPVDAQTGQAVLGIALKVASKQEFAAKAGAPADARWEASTTEPQITAKADDRFVIVIDPGHGGVDPGAVRDGINEKDLMLTMARGLAETLARSGQADVYLTRNEDVFVSLPARVGMAHRAKADLFLSLHADALSQGQAHGATVYTLADEASDAASAQLAAQHNRADIIAGVDLSGADDSVAGVLIDLARQETNPRNDALATALLDGMEAAGKPLAKTRQRRAGFSVLKSADIPSVLLEVGFLSSPRDLANLRDPVWREGMINALAQSILDWRADDLAKRALIRQ; the protein is encoded by the coding sequence ATGTGGAACTTTCTGAAGGCAACTTGCGTGTTGGCGATGCTGTGCGGTCCTGCGGCCGCGCAAAGCCTAAGTGCTGTGGCCCGTGTGGATGGCACCAAAAGCAGCATAGAAGATGGATGGTTCGGCAAGACGCAACTGACATTGCATCTCAGTCAAGGGGTGCCGTTTCGGGTGTTCCATCTGGCGGATCCGCCGCGTTTGGTTGTGGATTTCCAAGATGCCAATTGGGCCGGCGTTGAGGCGTCCGATATTCTAAAGGAACCCGGGCGGATCACGCAGGTGCGCTTTGGGCCATTCAAACAGGGCTGGTCCCGTTTGGTGCTTGATCTGGCGGAACCGATGCTGCCCAGCGAGATTGGATTGCCTGTCGATGCACAAACAGGGCAAGCTGTGTTGGGCATCGCGCTGAAAGTCGCGTCAAAGCAGGAATTTGCGGCCAAGGCCGGTGCGCCAGCCGACGCACGCTGGGAAGCCAGCACAACAGAGCCGCAGATTACAGCCAAAGCAGACGATCGTTTCGTGATTGTGATTGATCCGGGGCATGGCGGCGTTGATCCGGGGGCGGTGCGCGACGGGATCAATGAAAAGGACCTGATGCTGACCATGGCGCGTGGTTTGGCAGAAACGCTTGCGCGGTCCGGGCAGGCGGATGTGTATTTGACCCGCAACGAAGATGTTTTTGTTTCTTTGCCCGCGCGCGTCGGGATGGCGCACCGTGCAAAAGCCGACCTTTTCCTGTCGCTTCACGCAGACGCGCTCAGTCAAGGTCAAGCCCATGGGGCGACCGTCTATACACTTGCAGATGAAGCGTCTGATGCCGCGTCGGCACAGTTGGCCGCGCAACACAATCGCGCTGATATCATCGCCGGTGTTGATTTAAGCGGGGCCGATGATTCCGTGGCCGGTGTCCTGATTGATTTGGCGCGTCAGGAAACCAATCCGCGCAACGACGCTTTGGCCACAGCACTGTTGGATGGTATGGAAGCTGCGGGAAAGCCACTGGCCAAAACACGGCAACGGCGTGCTGGTTTTTCTGTGTTGAAGTCCGCTGATATTCCTTCTGTTCTGCTTGAGGTCGGTTTTCTGTCCAGCCCCCGCGATCTGGCAAATTTACGTGATCCTGTCTGGCGCGAGGGGATGATCAATGCGTTGGCGCAATCAATCTTGGATTGGCGGGCGGATGATTTGGCGAAACGGGCGCTGATCCGCCAGTAA
- a CDS encoding pyridoxal phosphate-dependent aminotransferase: MRVSTRSKVDPFIVMDVMEAARRAEAEGRHIIHMEVGQPGTGAPKAATRTLAQAMADGPLGYTVALGLPALRQRIAKMYGDWHGIDLDPNRVVVTSGSSGGFILAFTALFDSGDRVGIGAPGYPSYRQILHALGLTPVDLQTSSENRLQPTAGDFANSDLQGLLFASPANPSGTMLDTSAMTKLIEGAQAQGASVISDEIYHGIEYEAKAVTALSITDECYVINSFSKYFSMTGWRIGWMVVPEDHVRVVERIAQNMFICAPHASQVAALAAMDAKDELEANMDVYRANRAFMLDGLPKAGFAKFAPPDGAFYVYADVSEFTEDSRSFAADILSEAGVAVTPGLDFDPVRGHKTLRFSYARSSQDITEGLARLQAFMVRRGFA, encoded by the coding sequence ATGAGAGTTTCAACCCGCTCAAAGGTCGATCCCTTTATTGTGATGGATGTTATGGAGGCTGCGCGGCGTGCAGAAGCGGAAGGCCGCCATATTATCCATATGGAAGTGGGCCAGCCCGGAACCGGTGCGCCCAAGGCAGCAACGCGCACTTTGGCGCAGGCGATGGCTGACGGGCCTTTGGGGTATACTGTGGCGCTTGGTCTGCCTGCGCTGCGCCAGCGAATTGCAAAGATGTATGGTGATTGGCACGGTATTGATCTGGATCCGAACCGCGTGGTTGTCACGTCCGGGTCGTCCGGCGGATTCATTTTGGCCTTCACAGCACTGTTTGACAGTGGCGACCGCGTCGGGATCGGGGCACCGGGGTATCCCAGCTACCGCCAAATTTTACATGCTTTGGGGCTGACACCGGTGGATTTGCAAACATCTTCTGAAAACCGTTTGCAACCCACAGCAGGTGACTTTGCAAATAGTGATTTGCAGGGTTTGCTCTTTGCAAGTCCCGCCAATCCAAGCGGCACAATGCTTGATACATCTGCGATGACAAAGCTAATTGAAGGTGCGCAAGCCCAAGGGGCCTCGGTGATTTCTGACGAAATTTACCACGGTATTGAATATGAAGCCAAAGCCGTAACGGCCTTGAGCATCACGGATGAGTGTTACGTCATCAATTCTTTTTCAAAGTACTTCAGTATGACCGGCTGGCGCATCGGCTGGATGGTTGTGCCTGAAGATCACGTGCGTGTGGTAGAACGTATTGCGCAAAACATGTTTATCTGTGCGCCGCATGCCAGTCAGGTCGCTGCATTGGCGGCGATGGACGCCAAAGATGAGCTTGAAGCGAACATGGATGTTTACCGAGCCAACCGCGCCTTTATGTTGGACGGACTGCCAAAGGCCGGGTTTGCAAAATTCGCGCCGCCGGATGGCGCTTTTTATGTCTATGCGGATGTCTCTGAATTCACCGAAGACAGCCGCAGCTTTGCGGCCGACATCTTAAGCGAAGCAGGGGTTGCTGTCACACCGGGACTGGATTTTGACCCGGTGCGTGGTCATAAAACTTTGCGGTTTTCATATGCGCGCAGTTCTCAGGACATCACGGAAGGTTTGGCCAGATTGCAGGCGTTTATGGTCCGTCGGGGCTTCGCTTGA
- a CDS encoding M48 family metalloprotease — translation MIFLPSVSMSFHSVLAHPSTPARLIGRAMALFFAMCLAVLPASATSLLRDADIEYGLKQIATPILRAAGLSPHRVKILIVNDSTLNAFVVNNSAIFIHSGLINKMTNAEMLQGVIAHEAAHITNGHITRRITNLGASRTAAGLGLALAAIAAAAGGAEAATGIALGTQSAAQRAFLSHTRAEEASADQTGVRYMRSAGVNPKGLLDTLDIFRGKELLSASRQDPYLRSHPLSRDRIRALEAYVAANKTATKDQNASYWFARVKGKLTAFQRAPKWTLRRAGESGYADVKLMRQAVAYHRTSKTKKAVKTINQAIAQRPKDAFLYDLKGQILMESRQFAAAQNAYAQAVRLAPRDALILSGYGRALLVRGDINAARTTLEKARSIDFRDGIMLRDLSVAYAKSKQPGMAALVTAERYALTGRLKDAGIHAKRASDLLPQGSGPWQRAQDVLIATKRAAKKRR, via the coding sequence ATGATATTCCTTCCTAGTGTGTCCATGTCCTTTCACAGCGTCCTTGCACACCCGTCAACACCTGCCCGCCTGATTGGTCGGGCAATGGCTTTGTTTTTTGCGATGTGTCTGGCGGTTCTTCCCGCATCCGCCACAAGCCTGCTGCGCGATGCGGACATCGAATACGGCCTAAAGCAAATCGCAACGCCTATTTTGCGGGCCGCGGGGCTAAGCCCGCATAGGGTGAAAATCCTGATTGTGAACGATTCCACGTTGAATGCATTTGTCGTGAACAACAGTGCGATTTTCATCCACTCGGGCCTTATCAACAAAATGACAAACGCCGAAATGCTGCAAGGCGTGATTGCGCATGAGGCGGCCCATATCACAAACGGGCACATCACACGCCGCATCACCAATTTGGGCGCATCACGCACAGCTGCCGGTTTGGGTTTGGCACTGGCCGCCATTGCTGCAGCCGCCGGTGGGGCCGAAGCCGCCACAGGCATCGCGTTGGGGACACAAAGCGCGGCACAACGTGCCTTTTTAAGCCACACGCGCGCCGAAGAAGCATCCGCAGATCAAACCGGCGTACGCTACATGCGCAGCGCAGGCGTCAATCCCAAAGGGCTGTTGGACACTTTGGATATTTTCCGCGGCAAAGAGCTGTTGAGCGCATCACGTCAGGACCCGTATCTGCGCAGCCACCCTTTGTCGCGTGACCGTATTCGTGCTTTGGAAGCCTATGTTGCAGCCAACAAAACCGCGACCAAAGACCAGAATGCCAGCTATTGGTTTGCACGGGTCAAAGGCAAACTTACCGCCTTTCAACGCGCCCCGAAATGGACACTGCGCCGAGCGGGTGAAAGCGGTTACGCGGATGTGAAGCTGATGCGCCAGGCTGTGGCGTACCACCGGACATCCAAAACCAAAAAAGCTGTGAAAACGATCAATCAAGCGATTGCACAACGGCCGAAAGATGCATTTTTGTATGACCTCAAAGGGCAAATCTTGATGGAATCCCGTCAATTTGCAGCAGCCCAAAACGCTTATGCACAGGCCGTACGTCTCGCCCCGCGTGATGCGCTGATCTTGTCGGGATATGGCCGCGCATTGCTGGTGCGGGGCGACATCAACGCTGCACGCACAACATTGGAAAAAGCCAGGTCAATCGATTTTCGGGACGGCATCATGTTGCGCGATTTGTCCGTGGCCTACGCCAAATCAAAACAACCCGGCATGGCCGCTTTGGTGACAGCCGAACGCTATGCCCTGACGGGCCGACTGAAAGACGCAGGTATTCACGCCAAACGCGCATCGGATCTATTGCCGCAAGGCAGTGGCCCTTGGCAACGGGCGCAAGATGTGTTGATTGCCACCAAACGCGCCGCAAAAAAACGGAGATAA
- a CDS encoding DsbA family protein, whose amino-acid sequence MSLHHTLTAAAVAGLFAMPAAALDLTKMSAEERSIFRQEVRSYLMDNPEVIMEAVNVLEERQQQAQVQADLSMVTDNADEIFNDGFSYVGGNPDGDITLVEFLDYRCGYCKRAHGEVSKLLETDGNIRLIVKEFPILGEQSVLASRFAVATKQVAGGESYKALNDALMTVNGDVSLPMLRRLGTTLGLDTAAIEARMDSADVTEEITRTRALAQKLRITGTPTFVVHDEMLRGYLPYDQMMEMIKEKRG is encoded by the coding sequence ATGTCCTTGCACCATACTTTGACCGCAGCCGCCGTTGCAGGGCTTTTTGCCATGCCTGCTGCCGCGCTCGATTTGACCAAAATGTCCGCAGAAGAACGTTCTATTTTCCGCCAAGAGGTTCGCTCCTATTTGATGGACAATCCGGAAGTGATTATGGAAGCGGTCAATGTTCTGGAAGAACGCCAGCAGCAAGCGCAGGTGCAAGCAGATCTGAGCATGGTCACAGACAATGCCGACGAGATTTTCAACGACGGGTTTTCCTATGTTGGCGGCAATCCCGATGGCGATATCACATTGGTTGAGTTTCTGGATTATCGATGCGGGTATTGCAAACGCGCCCATGGCGAAGTGTCCAAGCTGTTGGAAACAGACGGAAACATTCGTCTGATCGTAAAAGAATTTCCTATCCTTGGGGAACAGTCAGTTCTAGCATCGCGGTTTGCTGTGGCCACAAAACAGGTTGCTGGTGGTGAAAGCTACAAGGCCCTGAACGATGCATTGATGACTGTAAACGGGGACGTATCTTTGCCGATGTTGCGCCGCTTGGGCACAACTTTGGGCTTGGACACCGCAGCGATCGAAGCCCGAATGGACAGCGCAGACGTGACGGAGGAAATCACCCGCACACGCGCTTTGGCCCAAAAACTGCGCATTACCGGCACGCCGACCTTTGTTGTGCATGACGAAATGCTGCGCGGCTATCTGCCTTACGACCAGATGATGGAAATGATCAAAGAAAAGCGCGGCTAA